In Apium graveolens cultivar Ventura chromosome 10, ASM990537v1, whole genome shotgun sequence, the following are encoded in one genomic region:
- the LOC141693062 gene encoding uncharacterized protein LOC141693062 isoform X3, with the protein MEKPSSSSSSNSTRKRRRIDVETQHTPQSDSLEANFNISDTLVALQMMRSQFPTNPKIYVKPFVLQSQLYSCVKDRTQVDRELESLRREKVLRIFKLNTGQDDHAIMFVDDYLNECSLLSIGGKVKDEHVTLLINAGLLSRQLVDPNMYWFTIPNIGSLLKNLSQGRQELLSFLKRRRYKEMMMAALEKKSLRFSPLDMRFHLRDLIGSGCLKTSQTPSGLVVQVAKD; encoded by the exons ATGGAGAAACCGTCCTCTTCTTCCTCTAGCAATTCAACACGAAAACGACGTCGCATCGACGTAGAAACCCAACACACACCTCAATCAGACTCACTAG AGGCCAATTTCAACATCAGTGATACGTTGGTTGCTCTTCAGATGATGCGCTCTCAGTTTCCCACTAACCCCAAG ATTTATGTGAAGCCTTTTGTGTTGCAATCGCAATTATATAGCTGTGTAAAGGACAGGACTCAAGTAGATAGGGAATTAGAG TCATTGAGGAGGGAGAAAGTTCTACGAATTTTTAAACTAAATACTGGACAAGATGATCATGCCATAATGTTTGTGGATGACTATTTGAATGAG TGTTCATTACTATCAATAGGCGGAAAGGTGAAAGATGAACATGTAACACTTTTAATCAATGCTGGTCTTCTT TCTCGCCAACTCGTCGATCCAAACATGTACTGGTTTACGATACCAAATATTGGTTCACTACTCAAGAATCTCTCTCAG ggAAGACAAGAACTCTTGTCTTTCCTTAAGCGTAGGAGATACAAGGAGATGATGATGGCTGCTTTAGAGAAAAAGAGCTTACGATTTTCTCCATTGGATATGAGGTTTCATCTTCGTGATCTTATTGGTTCTGGTTGCCTCAAGACTTCCCAGACACCCAGTGGTTTAGTTGTTCAAGTAGCAAAGGATTGA
- the LOC141693062 gene encoding uncharacterized protein LOC141693062 isoform X1, with the protein MEKPSSSSSSNSTRKRRRIDVETQHTPQSDSLEANFNISDTLVALQMMRSQFPTNPKIYVKPFVLQSQLYSCVKDRTQVDRELESLRREKVLRIFKLNTGQDDHAIMFVDDYLNEIKHIAERMEAKKQNNLAVFEWFKLYVIDSQLDPSIGYEELCSLLSIGGKVKDEHVTLLINAGLLSRQLVDPNMYWFTIPNIGSLLKNLSQGRQELLSFLKRRRYKEMMMAALEKKSLRFSPLDMRFHLRDLIGSGCLKTSQTPSGLVVQVAKD; encoded by the exons ATGGAGAAACCGTCCTCTTCTTCCTCTAGCAATTCAACACGAAAACGACGTCGCATCGACGTAGAAACCCAACACACACCTCAATCAGACTCACTAG AGGCCAATTTCAACATCAGTGATACGTTGGTTGCTCTTCAGATGATGCGCTCTCAGTTTCCCACTAACCCCAAG ATTTATGTGAAGCCTTTTGTGTTGCAATCGCAATTATATAGCTGTGTAAAGGACAGGACTCAAGTAGATAGGGAATTAGAG TCATTGAGGAGGGAGAAAGTTCTACGAATTTTTAAACTAAATACTGGACAAGATGATCATGCCATAATGTTTGTGGATGACTATTTGAATGAG ATCAAGCATATTGCGGAAAGGATGGAAGCGAAGAAGCAAAATAACCTTGCAGTTTTTGAGTGGTTTAAGTTGTATGTTATCGATTCCCAGCTGGATCCTAGTATTGGATATGAAGAGCTC TGTTCATTACTATCAATAGGCGGAAAGGTGAAAGATGAACATGTAACACTTTTAATCAATGCTGGTCTTCTT TCTCGCCAACTCGTCGATCCAAACATGTACTGGTTTACGATACCAAATATTGGTTCACTACTCAAGAATCTCTCTCAG ggAAGACAAGAACTCTTGTCTTTCCTTAAGCGTAGGAGATACAAGGAGATGATGATGGCTGCTTTAGAGAAAAAGAGCTTACGATTTTCTCCATTGGATATGAGGTTTCATCTTCGTGATCTTATTGGTTCTGGTTGCCTCAAGACTTCCCAGACACCCAGTGGTTTAGTTGTTCAAGTAGCAAAGGATTGA
- the LOC141693062 gene encoding uncharacterized protein LOC141693062 isoform X2, with protein sequence MEKPSSSSSSNSTRKRRRIDVETQHTPQSDSLEANFNISDTLVALQMMRSQFPTNPKIYVKPFVLQSQLYSCVKDRTQVDRELEIKHIAERMEAKKQNNLAVFEWFKLYVIDSQLDPSIGYEELCSLLSIGGKVKDEHVTLLINAGLLSRQLVDPNMYWFTIPNIGSLLKNLSQGRQELLSFLKRRRYKEMMMAALEKKSLRFSPLDMRFHLRDLIGSGCLKTSQTPSGLVVQVAKD encoded by the exons ATGGAGAAACCGTCCTCTTCTTCCTCTAGCAATTCAACACGAAAACGACGTCGCATCGACGTAGAAACCCAACACACACCTCAATCAGACTCACTAG AGGCCAATTTCAACATCAGTGATACGTTGGTTGCTCTTCAGATGATGCGCTCTCAGTTTCCCACTAACCCCAAG ATTTATGTGAAGCCTTTTGTGTTGCAATCGCAATTATATAGCTGTGTAAAGGACAGGACTCAAGTAGATAGGGAATTAGAG ATCAAGCATATTGCGGAAAGGATGGAAGCGAAGAAGCAAAATAACCTTGCAGTTTTTGAGTGGTTTAAGTTGTATGTTATCGATTCCCAGCTGGATCCTAGTATTGGATATGAAGAGCTC TGTTCATTACTATCAATAGGCGGAAAGGTGAAAGATGAACATGTAACACTTTTAATCAATGCTGGTCTTCTT TCTCGCCAACTCGTCGATCCAAACATGTACTGGTTTACGATACCAAATATTGGTTCACTACTCAAGAATCTCTCTCAG ggAAGACAAGAACTCTTGTCTTTCCTTAAGCGTAGGAGATACAAGGAGATGATGATGGCTGCTTTAGAGAAAAAGAGCTTACGATTTTCTCCATTGGATATGAGGTTTCATCTTCGTGATCTTATTGGTTCTGGTTGCCTCAAGACTTCCCAGACACCCAGTGGTTTAGTTGTTCAAGTAGCAAAGGATTGA